The following are encoded in a window of Roseimaritima ulvae genomic DNA:
- a CDS encoding efflux RND transporter permease subunit, translating into MIDRFARHPTLANLLMLLFIIAGLFALPKLERETFPEFSATEIQIRILYLGATAEEVEEAVCRRVEDAIDGVENVKEVRSEAQEGVAVITVEMRDGADIALFQDDIESEVEAITEFPADVEDPVITQLGRTEAVMVLLVTGPLSTGDLKVHCEDLKDRLQQVPQVSLVELEGFSDRQLRVELSDEALRRYGLTAAEVSRVIARQGIDIPAGALETRENEVLLRFVEQRRTPEELEELIIKGTRGGAEIRLRDLGQVVDVFEDEEVKSLLGSERAGVLRIKKTKTQDAIRVTAAVREFLEQERQRQPLLNIAVVNDMSTLIRDRLELVLKNAVQGIILVFCTLWMFFNLRMSFWVVMSLPVSFLGALFLMPMLGLTINMITLVAMLLATGILMDDGIVISENIARHLSLGKPAMQAAVDGVKEVSGGVVSSFLTTICVLGPLASLSGFIGKVLEVIPMVLILVLAVSLIEAFIILPAHLGHSLGHSGLERGGRLRRSMDGVLEWLRESVMGRCVDTAIRWRYLFLGSIAGLFIASLALVASGIVPFQGFPTTEGEIVEARILLPQGTPVARTEEIVQRISAGLDEVNRRFTPDQPDGRELVETVQVQFGTNADAFESGSHVATVTADLLSPENRATRIDAVVQAWREAVGRLPDVISVTYGESSFGPAGRPIEIRFQSEDLNDAKQAAQQALAFFDQYQGVFNLTDDLRPGKQEYRIRLDEGAVGLGLDVTTIADQVRTAFQGTIADEIQVGSEAYEIVARLKAADRDSLADFNDFHIVLTDGSRVPLFAVAKVEVATGWSRIARLNGRRTVTLIGEVDTRIANTASLMGLFRRNAIAEIRQQHPNVDVQIEGESQESAETGNSMLQAFVLGLIGVFAILSYQFESWTEPLIVMAAIPLALIGVIWGHLITGNALSIPSVLGFVSLAGVVVNDSILLVLFLKQEHAAGSEVEESARQASRLRFRAILLTSATTIAGLTPLLFETSRQAQVLIPLAVSVCFGLLSSTVLVLIAIPAAYVVLFDFGLIAKPNQEQESQTIS; encoded by the coding sequence ATGATTGATCGATTCGCGCGGCATCCAACTTTGGCAAACCTGTTGATGCTGCTGTTTATTATCGCAGGCCTGTTTGCACTGCCGAAATTGGAACGGGAAACGTTTCCTGAGTTTTCAGCGACGGAAATCCAAATCCGTATCCTCTATCTCGGTGCGACGGCCGAGGAAGTCGAAGAGGCTGTCTGCAGGCGAGTGGAAGACGCAATCGACGGTGTGGAAAACGTCAAGGAAGTCCGCTCCGAGGCGCAGGAGGGCGTTGCCGTTATCACCGTTGAAATGCGTGACGGCGCCGATATCGCTTTGTTCCAGGACGACATCGAATCGGAGGTCGAAGCGATCACGGAATTCCCTGCCGATGTCGAGGATCCCGTGATCACACAGCTCGGACGAACCGAAGCCGTGATGGTTCTTCTCGTCACCGGTCCGCTGTCGACGGGAGACCTGAAGGTCCATTGCGAGGACTTGAAGGATCGTTTGCAACAGGTTCCTCAGGTTTCCCTGGTCGAGCTGGAAGGTTTTTCCGATCGTCAGCTTCGCGTTGAATTGTCGGACGAAGCCTTGCGACGCTACGGGTTGACGGCCGCCGAGGTTAGCCGAGTCATCGCGCGACAAGGGATCGACATTCCGGCCGGGGCGTTGGAAACTCGCGAAAATGAAGTCCTGCTCCGTTTCGTCGAACAACGCCGTACACCGGAGGAACTTGAGGAGCTGATCATCAAGGGGACCCGAGGCGGAGCCGAAATCCGTTTGCGTGATCTTGGGCAGGTCGTCGATGTGTTCGAGGACGAAGAGGTCAAGAGCCTGCTCGGCAGTGAACGGGCTGGCGTGCTGCGAATCAAGAAGACGAAGACTCAGGACGCCATCCGGGTGACCGCGGCGGTGCGTGAGTTCCTGGAACAGGAGCGTCAGCGTCAGCCGCTGTTGAACATAGCGGTCGTCAACGACATGTCGACCTTGATTCGCGACCGATTGGAACTGGTCCTCAAGAACGCGGTCCAGGGCATTATTCTCGTGTTTTGCACCTTGTGGATGTTCTTCAACCTGCGCATGTCGTTCTGGGTTGTGATGAGCCTGCCGGTGTCGTTTCTCGGCGCGTTGTTTCTGATGCCCATGCTGGGCCTGACGATCAACATGATCACCTTGGTCGCCATGTTATTGGCGACAGGTATCCTGATGGACGACGGGATCGTCATCTCGGAGAACATCGCCCGGCATCTGAGTCTCGGCAAACCGGCGATGCAGGCCGCGGTGGACGGCGTCAAAGAAGTTTCCGGCGGCGTGGTTTCCTCGTTCCTGACGACGATCTGTGTCCTGGGGCCCTTGGCTTCATTGTCCGGGTTCATCGGCAAGGTGTTGGAAGTCATTCCGATGGTTTTGATCCTGGTGCTGGCCGTCAGCCTGATCGAAGCGTTCATTATCCTGCCGGCTCACCTTGGTCACTCGCTCGGCCACTCCGGTCTGGAGCGAGGCGGCCGACTTCGCCGCTCGATGGATGGCGTGCTTGAGTGGCTGCGAGAATCGGTCATGGGCCGGTGCGTCGATACCGCAATCCGCTGGCGTTACCTGTTCCTGGGAAGCATTGCCGGGCTGTTTATCGCATCGCTGGCCCTGGTCGCCAGTGGGATTGTTCCGTTTCAGGGATTTCCGACCACCGAAGGCGAAATCGTGGAAGCCCGCATCCTGCTTCCCCAAGGCACGCCCGTCGCACGTACCGAAGAAATCGTTCAGCGCATCTCGGCCGGTCTGGATGAAGTCAACCGACGCTTCACGCCTGACCAGCCGGACGGACGGGAGTTGGTGGAAACCGTGCAGGTCCAGTTTGGAACCAACGCCGATGCTTTTGAGTCCGGTTCGCATGTGGCAACCGTGACGGCGGATCTGTTGAGCCCTGAGAATCGGGCAACCCGGATTGATGCCGTGGTTCAGGCTTGGCGGGAAGCCGTCGGTCGCCTGCCGGATGTGATCAGTGTTACTTATGGCGAATCGAGCTTCGGTCCCGCGGGACGGCCGATCGAAATTCGCTTTCAGAGTGAAGATCTCAACGACGCCAAGCAGGCCGCCCAGCAGGCGCTCGCTTTTTTTGATCAGTACCAGGGCGTCTTTAACCTGACCGATGACCTGCGGCCCGGCAAACAGGAATACCGCATTCGCCTGGATGAAGGAGCCGTCGGGCTGGGGTTGGATGTGACCACCATTGCCGATCAGGTGCGCACCGCGTTTCAGGGCACTATCGCGGACGAGATCCAAGTCGGTTCCGAAGCATACGAAATCGTCGCTCGCCTGAAAGCGGCGGATCGCGACTCTCTAGCTGACTTCAACGATTTTCACATCGTGCTAACTGACGGTAGTCGCGTGCCGCTCTTTGCGGTTGCCAAAGTTGAAGTCGCCACAGGCTGGTCGCGGATCGCCCGGCTCAACGGTCGACGCACGGTGACGTTGATCGGTGAGGTCGACACGCGCATCGCCAATACCGCCAGTCTGATGGGCCTGTTCCGACGAAACGCGATCGCGGAAATTCGACAGCAACACCCGAATGTCGACGTCCAGATCGAAGGGGAGTCGCAGGAGTCGGCGGAGACGGGCAACTCGATGCTTCAAGCATTCGTGCTGGGATTGATCGGCGTGTTCGCGATCCTCAGCTACCAATTTGAGAGCTGGACGGAACCGCTGATTGTGATGGCAGCCATTCCGTTGGCATTGATCGGCGTTATCTGGGGACATCTGATCACAGGCAACGCGCTATCGATTCCCAGTGTCCTCGGATTCGTTTCCTTAGCGGGCGTGGTTGTGAATGATTCGATTTTGCTGGTGCTGTTTTTGAAGCAGGAGCATGCTGCGGGAAGTGAAGTGGAAGAATCCGCGCGTCAAGCCAGCCGACTCCGCTTCCGCGCCATTCTGCTCACCTCGGCCACCACGATTGCCGGACTGACGCCGTTGCTGTTCGAAACCAGCCGTCAAGCGCAAGTCCTGATTCCGCTGGCCGTCAGTGTATGCTTTGGTTTGCTCAGTTCGACCGTACTCGTCCTAATAGCCATCCCCGCAGCCTACGTCGTGCTCTTCGATTTCGGGCTGATAGCCAAACCAAATCAGGAACAGGAAAGTCAAACAATTTCGTAG
- a CDS encoding efflux RND transporter periplasmic adaptor subunit yields the protein MLFVPPLLVGVVLAVWIVGNRPQPELEVADETSRMLRVIEVPVVAVLPQVVGYGTATPGQTWQAVAQVDGRIVEVHKELESGSFVSKDQLLLKIDPTEYEYAVAQLEAEIEQAKAQIEELTRTEENLQASMEIERDALSVTQREMKRIEELDARNATAQSEVDAQQRSLLTQQQRLQEQSSALNLMPARKQSQQANLALKQAQLAQAQLDLKHTEIRAPFDCRLGTVTLDVGQYVGTGQSLFEAYSNDLVEVEAQAPMREVRRLIHNPTGAAVFEEISMQRVRDMFNVQAIVEMASADISARWPARFMRIRETLDPQTRSLSLVVGVDDPYKQVVPGVRPPLLQGTYCRVTLIGQARPDQVIVPRHALHDGHVHVLDDERRLRRQPVQVEFRQSEFAVIRSGLKGGETLVVSDPTPAIEGMLVEPLPDESLHERLVADARGVDANQVTASQSSQSPTTEVGGQR from the coding sequence TTGCTGTTCGTTCCACCGTTGCTGGTGGGCGTGGTGCTCGCTGTTTGGATCGTGGGGAACCGTCCGCAACCGGAGCTTGAGGTCGCCGACGAAACATCGCGGATGCTGCGTGTCATCGAAGTTCCCGTTGTGGCTGTGCTACCGCAAGTGGTTGGTTACGGAACGGCCACGCCAGGACAGACGTGGCAGGCCGTCGCACAGGTCGACGGGCGGATTGTCGAGGTTCATAAGGAACTTGAGTCGGGTTCGTTCGTTAGCAAAGACCAATTGCTGCTGAAGATCGATCCGACGGAATACGAGTATGCGGTAGCTCAGTTGGAGGCGGAAATCGAGCAGGCAAAGGCTCAGATCGAGGAACTAACGCGGACCGAGGAAAACCTGCAAGCGTCTATGGAGATCGAGCGTGATGCGCTCAGTGTGACGCAGCGAGAGATGAAACGCATTGAAGAACTTGATGCACGAAACGCCACTGCGCAATCCGAAGTCGACGCTCAACAGCGATCCCTGTTGACGCAGCAGCAGCGACTTCAGGAACAATCGAGTGCGTTGAACCTAATGCCAGCTCGGAAGCAAAGCCAACAGGCCAATCTCGCGCTCAAGCAGGCCCAGTTGGCGCAAGCGCAATTGGACCTGAAGCATACGGAGATTCGGGCACCGTTCGATTGCCGCTTGGGCACGGTTACGCTGGATGTCGGCCAGTACGTCGGAACGGGACAGTCACTGTTTGAAGCTTACAGCAATGACCTCGTGGAAGTAGAAGCCCAAGCACCGATGCGCGAAGTGCGGCGGCTGATTCACAATCCGACCGGCGCGGCTGTGTTTGAGGAAATCTCGATGCAGCGAGTGCGTGACATGTTCAACGTGCAAGCGATCGTCGAGATGGCTTCCGCGGATATATCAGCTCGCTGGCCGGCAAGGTTCATGCGAATTCGCGAGACGCTCGATCCACAAACTCGCAGTTTAAGCTTGGTGGTGGGCGTCGACGATCCCTATAAGCAGGTGGTTCCTGGCGTGCGTCCGCCATTGCTGCAAGGCACGTACTGCCGCGTGACGTTGATCGGGCAAGCCCGGCCAGACCAAGTGATCGTTCCCCGACACGCGCTGCATGACGGCCATGTCCACGTGCTCGATGACGAGAGGCGTTTGCGACGCCAACCTGTTCAGGTCGAATTTCGGCAGAGTGAATTCGCTGTCATCCGAAGCGGACTTAAGGGCGGAGAGACGCTGGTGGTTTCCGACCCCACGCCGGCTATCGAGGGCATGCTGGTCGAACCGCTTCCGGACGAATCACTGCATGAGCGACTGGTTGCCGATGCCCGAGGCGTAGATGCCAACCAGGTAACGGCATCGCAATCTTCGCAATCGCCGACTACGGAAGTTGGGGGGCAGCGATGA
- a CDS encoding alkyl/aryl-sulfatase, with product MKVFNLLVVAMLAGGVANAQTHVEPEIALKMLNAQQQQFEQGIVKVADNVFTAVGYHGANTSMIVGNDGVIIIDTLFGPTSASKAAEAFRQYSNKPVKAIIYTHSHGDHIGGASAFLDGEQPDIYATESFGSAEGVNKAVDPVKMKRNVRQFGRKLSQSESTNRGVAPANTHDSDRGKGFLPPTVTVPGSGLKTTIAGVEIEFHIGPGETDDAMFIWLPKEKVLFAGDNFYSSFPNLYAIRGTAYRNVLSWSNSVAKMAEFQPQVVVPGHTMPIRGQTAATTALKDYSEAIRSVYDQTVRGINAGKGPDQLAHEVKLPEHLQDKPYLIEFYGSVPHAVRAIYAGLLGWYDGNPTTLNPLEPKLKARKIADLAGGTMKLTEHMKSALEEKDYQWALELADHVKWLDDGDLKLARSVKIKALRGLAAREYNAPNRNYYLSYANELESGQLSEVWF from the coding sequence ATGAAAGTATTTAACCTACTGGTAGTTGCGATGCTGGCCGGCGGAGTTGCGAACGCACAAACTCACGTCGAACCTGAGATCGCACTTAAGATGCTCAATGCCCAACAGCAACAATTTGAGCAAGGGATCGTCAAAGTCGCAGACAACGTGTTCACGGCCGTTGGATATCACGGTGCCAACACGTCGATGATCGTCGGCAACGACGGCGTCATCATCATCGACACTCTGTTCGGTCCCACCAGTGCGTCGAAAGCGGCTGAGGCTTTTCGGCAGTACAGCAACAAGCCGGTCAAGGCGATCATCTATACCCATAGCCATGGTGATCACATTGGTGGAGCCAGCGCCTTCCTCGATGGTGAGCAACCAGACATTTACGCTACGGAAAGTTTTGGTTCCGCTGAAGGCGTCAACAAAGCGGTGGATCCGGTCAAGATGAAGCGAAATGTGCGTCAGTTCGGACGGAAACTCTCGCAGTCCGAAAGCACCAACCGCGGTGTTGCTCCGGCAAATACCCACGATAGCGATCGCGGCAAAGGCTTCCTTCCACCTACCGTGACGGTTCCCGGCAGTGGGCTCAAAACGACGATCGCGGGTGTCGAGATCGAATTTCACATCGGCCCGGGTGAAACCGACGATGCCATGTTCATCTGGCTCCCCAAAGAGAAGGTGTTGTTCGCGGGCGACAACTTCTATAGTTCGTTCCCCAACCTGTATGCGATTCGGGGCACGGCGTATCGAAACGTGCTGAGCTGGTCCAATAGCGTCGCGAAAATGGCGGAGTTTCAACCACAGGTGGTGGTTCCCGGCCATACGATGCCGATCCGGGGACAAACAGCTGCCACCACCGCGCTGAAGGATTACAGCGAAGCGATTCGCAGCGTGTATGACCAAACGGTTCGAGGCATCAACGCTGGCAAGGGTCCCGACCAGCTCGCGCATGAAGTCAAACTTCCCGAGCATCTGCAAGACAAACCGTACTTGATCGAGTTTTACGGCTCGGTGCCTCACGCGGTGCGAGCGATCTATGCCGGCTTGTTGGGCTGGTACGACGGCAATCCGACAACGTTGAATCCGCTCGAGCCAAAGTTAAAGGCGCGGAAAATTGCCGACTTGGCCGGCGGTACGATGAAGCTCACCGAGCATATGAAATCGGCTCTGGAAGAGAAAGACTACCAATGGGCGTTGGAACTCGCCGACCACGTCAAATGGCTGGATGATGGCGACTTGAAACTAGCCCGCAGTGTGAAGATCAAAGCTCTGCGAGGTTTAGCGGCACGCGAATACAACGCTCCGAACCGCAACTATTACCTCAGCTACGCCAATGAGCTTGAATCAGGTCAGCTGAGTGAAGTGTGGTTTTAG
- a CDS encoding MarR family winged helix-turn-helix transcriptional regulator, translating into MHFDSESSPGFAIGRVAYLIRAGMAAVLKSAGWPFSPEETQTLITLSDAGQPLSMNELASLMIRDPTTVKRQLDRLVERKFVERSVSNEDARIVMVGLTRRGEQQLQTVLPALDDLRKETLKGVSKAELEAIQNVLRKMQKNLTTELGK; encoded by the coding sequence GTGCACTTTGATTCTGAATCGTCGCCGGGATTCGCAATCGGCCGTGTTGCCTACCTGATTCGTGCGGGCATGGCCGCAGTACTGAAGAGTGCGGGTTGGCCGTTTTCGCCGGAAGAAACGCAAACGCTGATCACTCTGTCGGACGCTGGCCAGCCGCTGAGCATGAACGAACTGGCGTCGTTGATGATTCGCGATCCCACGACGGTGAAACGCCAGTTGGATCGACTTGTCGAGCGGAAGTTTGTGGAGCGAAGCGTCTCAAACGAAGACGCTCGCATCGTGATGGTCGGGTTGACTCGTCGCGGCGAACAGCAGCTGCAAACCGTCCTGCCCGCGTTAGACGACTTGCGAAAGGAGACGCTGAAGGGCGTCTCCAAGGCGGAACTGGAAGCGATACAAAACGTGTTGCGAAAGATGCAGAAGAACTTAACCACGGAATTGGGCAAATGA
- a CDS encoding GNAT family N-acetyltransferase: MKYAIEPNLTPAEFIDVLRRSTLAERRPVDDGARIAKMLAKADLVVTARDEAGTLVGVARAITDFAYCTYLSDLAVDVEHQGSGIGRELVRVTHQHAGLDTRLILLAAPAAASYYPHIGMEKHESCWMIPPQYRLVR, from the coding sequence GTGAAATATGCGATCGAACCGAACCTAACTCCGGCCGAGTTCATCGACGTGCTGCGGCGATCGACGCTGGCGGAGCGGCGGCCGGTGGATGATGGGGCGCGGATTGCTAAGATGCTGGCGAAGGCGGATTTGGTCGTGACCGCGCGAGATGAGGCGGGGACGCTTGTCGGTGTGGCGCGGGCGATTACCGATTTCGCTTACTGCACGTATCTGTCGGACTTGGCTGTTGATGTGGAGCACCAGGGCTCGGGAATCGGTCGGGAACTGGTCCGCGTGACTCACCAACATGCGGGGCTTGATACACGGCTGATTCTATTGGCGGCTCCGGCGGCGGCGAGCTACTACCCGCACATCGGGATGGAGAAGCACGAGTCGTGCTGGATGATTCCGCCGCAGTACAGGCTTGTACGTTAG
- a CDS encoding HsdM family class I SAM-dependent methyltransferase — protein MIVELIDTENWSSMQADTKGDIYEGLLEKSARESPKGARQYFTPRELIKAIVDCVEPTPDDTVCDPACGTGGFLLEAINFVIDHYDMDKDQKRHLKSGFVRGWELVPNTARLCVMNLFLHGVDGDPCPIEAGADSLAGDPGERFSLILANPPFGKNSSIAIVNEEGDLEKESTGYERQDFWTSTKNKQLNFVQHNKTLLKVDGRCAVVVPDNVLFEGGAGETVRTNLLKQCDVHTLLRLPTGIFYAQGVKANVLFFENKPAQENPWTKKLWVYDLRTNMHFTLKNKTLKRSDLDEFVKLYKPGEPTAKRRQTWSEDKNPDGRWPSFDYEELIKRDKVNLDTFWLKDDSLEDSENLPEPGILAQEIADDLQTALEQFASIASELGES, from the coding sequence TTGATCGTCGAGCTGATCGACACTGAGAACTGGTCCAGCATGCAGGCCGATACCAAAGGAGATATCTACGAAGGGCTGCTCGAAAAGAGTGCCCGCGAAAGCCCCAAAGGCGCGCGGCAGTACTTTACGCCTCGCGAACTCATCAAAGCGATCGTCGATTGCGTCGAGCCGACTCCCGACGATACCGTCTGCGATCCAGCCTGCGGCACCGGCGGCTTTCTGCTCGAAGCGATCAATTTCGTGATCGACCACTACGACATGGACAAGGATCAGAAGCGGCATCTGAAGTCCGGCTTTGTCCGCGGCTGGGAACTGGTTCCCAATACGGCTCGCCTGTGCGTGATGAATCTCTTTCTGCACGGCGTGGACGGCGACCCGTGTCCGATCGAGGCCGGTGCCGACTCGCTGGCCGGTGATCCCGGCGAACGCTTCAGCCTGATCCTCGCCAATCCGCCCTTCGGGAAGAATAGCAGTATCGCGATCGTCAATGAAGAAGGCGATCTGGAGAAAGAAAGCACCGGCTACGAAAGGCAGGACTTCTGGACGAGCACGAAGAACAAACAGCTCAATTTCGTCCAACACAACAAGACTCTGCTCAAAGTCGATGGACGGTGTGCCGTCGTCGTCCCCGACAACGTCCTCTTCGAGGGCGGAGCCGGAGAGACCGTCCGCACTAACCTACTGAAGCAGTGCGACGTCCACACGCTGTTGCGATTGCCCACCGGCATCTTCTACGCCCAAGGCGTCAAAGCCAACGTGCTGTTCTTCGAAAATAAACCGGCACAAGAAAATCCGTGGACCAAGAAGCTGTGGGTCTACGATCTCCGTACCAACATGCACTTTACGCTCAAGAACAAGACTCTCAAACGAAGTGATCTCGATGAGTTCGTCAAGCTCTACAAACCCGGCGAGCCGACGGCCAAACGCAGACAGACCTGGTCCGAAGACAAGAACCCGGACGGCCGTTGGCCCAGCTTCGATTACGAGGAACTCATTAAACGCGACAAAGTCAACCTGGATACCTTTTGGCTCAAAGACGATTCGCTCGAAGACAGCGAGAACCTGCCCGAGCCAGGAATCCTCGCCCAAGAAATCGCAGACGACCTGCAAACCGCACTCGAGCAGTTCGCGTCAATCGCGAGCGAGTTGGGGGAGAGCTAG